The following coding sequences are from one Triticum aestivum cultivar Chinese Spring chromosome 5A, IWGSC CS RefSeq v2.1, whole genome shotgun sequence window:
- the LOC123105130 gene encoding serine/threonine-protein kinase SAPK8, giving the protein MAGAAPDRAALTVGPGMDMPIMHDSDRYELVRDIGSGNFGVARLMRDRRTMELVAVKYIERGEKIDENVQREIINHRSLKHPNIIRFKEVILTPTHLAIVMEYASGGELFERICKNIRFSEDEARYFFQQLISGVSYCHSMQVCHRDLKLENTLLDGSPAPRLKICDFGYSKSSVLHSQPKSTVGTPAYIAPEVLLKKEYDGKIADVWSCGVTLYVMVVGAYPFEDPEEPKNFRKTIQRILSVQYSIPDNVDISPECRHLISRIFVGDPALRITIPEIRSHNWFLKNLPADLMDDDSMSSQYEEPEQRMQTMDEIMQILTEATIPPACSRINHILTDGFDMDDDMDDLESDSDLDIDSSGEIVYAM; this is encoded by the exons atggcaggGGCGGCGCCGGATCGGGCGGCGCTGACGGTCGGCCCGGGCATGGACATGCCGATCATGCACGACAGCGACCGCTACGAGCTGGTGCGGGACATCGGCTCCGGCAACTTCGGCGTCGCCCGACTCATGCGCGACCGCCGCACCATGGAGCTCGTCGCCGTCAAGTACATCGAGCGCGGGGAGAAG ATAGACGAGAATGTCCAGCGTGAGATAATTAACCATAGATCACTGAAACATCCCAACATCATTAGGTTTAAGGAG GTTATTTTAACACCGACCCATCTTGCTATTGTCATGGAATATGCATCTGGTGGTGAGCTTTTTGagagaatatgtaaaaatatacgATTCAGTGAAGATGAG GCTCGCTACTTCTTCCAGCAGCTTATATCTGGAGTCAGCTACTGCCATTCGATG CAAGTATGTCACCGTGACTTGAAGCTGGAGAACACATTGCTGGACGGTAGTCCTGCTCCTCGCTTGAAGATATGTGATTTCGGCTATTCTAAG TCTTCAGTTCTCCATTCACAACCAAAATCAACTGTTGGAACACCTGCTTATATTGCACCTGAAGTTCTGTTGAAGAAAGAATATGATGGCAAG ATTGCTGATGTATGGTCCTGTGGTGTGACTCTTTATGTCATGGTAGTCGGTGCATATCCTTTTGAGGATCCAGAAGAACCTAAAAACTTTCGGAAGACAATTCAG CGTATCTTGAGTGTTCAGTATTCAATTCCAGATAACGTGGACATATCTCCAGAGTGCAGGCACCTAATTTCGAGGATTTTTGTTGGGGATCCTGCGTTG AGGATAACCATCCCTGAAATACGGAGCCATAACTGGTTCTTAAAGAACCTTCCCGCTGATTTGATGGATGATGATAGCATGAGCAGCCAATACGAGGAGCCTGAGCAGCGAATGCAGACGATGGATGAGATCATGCAAATTCTAACAGAGGCCACCATACCACCTGCTTGTTCTCGTATAAACCACATCCTAACTGATGGATTCGACATGGATGATGACATGGATGACCTTGAATCAGACTCAGATCTTGATATCGACAGCAGTGGAGAGATCGTGTATGCGATGTGA